TTTAATAGGGTTAAAACAATGGCAACGCCAATTAAAGAAATAATCTTCGATAGGTATAGCGTAATGTTGCTAACAGGTAAGGCATCATAAAACTCAAAAGTTTTGTTCTGTCTTGTTCTGTGCACCGCTTCTCCGGCATAAATCACTAAAATAATTACAGAGAATAATGAGATACCACCTGAAATTTGAGCCACCATATAGCGGGTTAAAGGTAAAGACGGTGTACCGTAAATTTGGTTAGATTGATACGCAACAAACCCTGCTACTATAATTCCGATAACTATTAAAATCACAAAAACAGTTTCTTTTACAATAGACAAAAATTCTATTTTGCTTAAAGACCATAGATTTTCTCTACGTGCCTTAGCATTAAACTGCTGAATAATATTCGGGACGAATGTCGAAGGAACATACGCTTCTTTTGATTCTTTAGCCCCTTTCTTTTTAGAAGTACTTAAAAAGCCTTTGTACGAAAATTTAAATAAGGTAAAAAAGAAGATTAAAAACGCGATACCTAACCAAAGTAATCTGTTGAGGGCAAATTTACCCGTAAGGGACAATTGTGTCGTGTTTAATTCGTTGACTGTCCAATATTTAGTGATATACCCATGCGCGGTTTCACCAAACGGATCAACATACACACTTAACCACTCTGTATCTAAATTAGCTAATAATTGCCCTGAGGCGATAGTCAAAATTAAGATGACAATCCCTCCTAAATACAGGATCGACATGCGTTTAAAAAAGGTCATCAAACAGAAAAATAAACTTCCTATAAAAAAAGAATTGAAGCTTAATAAATACAGAAAAGGGAATAGATAGGAGCTTAGGTTAAACGAGGTATAGGTTCCATAATCAGGCCTGTTTAATAATGCCCCAATCCCCAATCCAATCATGGCACCAATAACAGCGGCGATATTCATGACAGTAACAATAGAAAAACTTCCCCAAAAACGACCCAGAATATAGTTTTTTTCGGATATAGGAAATGTAAAATAGGTTTGTGCAGTTTTGTGTTCTTCGTCGCGATACACAGCAACACCCATAATTGCCGCATAAAAAAATAGACTAATAACACTCATGCCCCCTAAAATTCCAACAATGGCATTTGGACTATTGGTAAATTGTGCTGTAACCGAATCTGCAAAAAACCCTAATAAAAGCGGAATAATAAACATCAAAAAAATGTAGATGTAGGTCGCTGGTCGTCGTAAGCGATATTTTAGCTCAAATAAGAATATCTCTTTCATTTGTAAATTTTTATAGTTTTTTAAAAGTCAAATGTAATTCACCAAGAAGCATTCAATGAACTTGAACTTAATATTGGCTTATTGTATGATTATACGGTTTGAGGTTGGTTGATGCTATAGAAATAAAAATCTTCTAGGTTGTTGTTGACCACTTCAAAACCTTCGCCAGGGTGTGTATCACTAAATACATTTACGTTCATGTTGCCACTACGCAAATAGGTAGAAAGCACGGTATATTCTGACTGGTATTTTTCAATTTCATCTTTTTCAATTCGCTTACGGAATACTTTTTCGTTGAGCGAGTTAGATAGTTCTTGAGGATGGCCTTGAACTACCACTGTTCCTTCATTAAAAACCGCCATATTGGTACATAAGTTTACCACATCATCCACAATATGGGTCGACAAAATAACCACAGCATCTTCGCCCAATTCACTTAATAAGTTATGAAAGCGGTTGCGCTCTAAAGGATCTAAACCAGCCGTTGGTTCATCGACAATAATTAATTTAGGATTGCCAATTAAGGCTTGTGCAATCCCGAATCGCTGCCGCATTCCGCCCGAATAATCACCTAAATTTCGTTTTCTGAAGGTATATAAATTTACTTTATTGAGCAGATCTGCAACGTAGGCTTTTCTATCTGAACTACTATGAATCCCTTTAATTTTTGCGATATGATTCAGCATCATTTCTGCCGAAACTTTCGGATACACGCCAAAATCTTGTGGCAGATAGCCTAAAACTTTTCGCAACTCTTCAGGCTGACTAAAAACATCAATGCCATCAAATTCAATGGTACCTGTATCCGCAATTTGCAGGGTAGAAATAGTTCGCATTAAGGTTGATTTACCAGCCCCGTTGGGACCTAGAAGGCCGAACATGCCTTTATGGATTTCTAGATGAACATTGTTGAGCGCTTTTGTTCCGTTTGGATACGTTTTGTTGAGGTTCTGGATAGAAAGCATAGTTTTTTGTTTAGATGGTTGCTTATTAATACTATTTGTAGCTTTATGATCAATATTGTTACAATGTAAGGTTTTTTTTAAAGCTTTTTTGCTTAGGACTATTTGTTATGGTTGGGTTATCTTTGTGAAGAAAGAAAATTTAAAATAAAACTATGTTCCCATTAATAAGAAACAGACGCCTTAGAAGTTCAGAAGCTATTCGAAGTTTAGTACGTGAAAATATTCTCACTCCAAGTGATTTTTTAGTGCCAGTTTTTGTCACGGAAGGTAAAAATGTAAAGGAAGAAATTGCTTCGATGCCTAATTATTATCGCCTAAGTTTGGATCACTTAGAAAAAGAAGTGAAAGAACTATGGCATATGGGATTAGGAGCTGTGTTACTATTTGTAAAAGTACCAGATCATCTAAAAGACAACAAAGGTACAGAAGCTTTAAACCCAGAAGGGCTTATGCAGCGTGCGATTAAAACAGTTAAAAATGCTTGTCCTGATATGTTGGTGATGACGGATGTGGCCCTAGATCCATTTTCGAGTTACGGCCATGACGGTATCGTAGCAAACGGACAAATATTAAACGATGAATCGGCTGATCTTTTGGCCCAAATGAGTGTTTCTCATGCCAGAGCAGGTGCTGATTTTGTAGCACCGAGTGACATGATGGATGGCAGAATTTTATCGATTCGTGAGGCCTTAGAAGCCGAAGGATTTATCAATACCGGAATCATGAGCTATAGCGCTAAATATGCAAGCTCCTTTTATGGCCCTTTTCGTGATGCCTTAGATTCTGCCCCAGTTGACATCGAAAATGTACCAAAAAATAAAAGTACCTATCAAATGGATTATGCCAATCGCTTAGAAGCCATTCGAGAAACGCAACTCGATATTGAAGAAGGTGCCGATATTGTCATGGTGAAACCAGGATTGTGTTATTTGGATATTGTTCGAGATATAAAAAATCAATTCGACGTACCCATTGCTGTATACCAAGTCAGTGGTGAGTATGCCATGGTGAAAGCAGCAGCTGAAAAGGGCTGGATAGATCATGATGCAGTCATGTTTGAACAATTAATGGCCATAAAAAGAGCTGGTGCTACTATTATTACCAGCTACTTTGCTAAGGATGCGGTGAGGTTGATGTAAGCCCCCTAGCTCACTTCGGCTGCGCTCAGTGCAACGCCCAAAGGGAAATATTAATAAATTGATTACTATTAAAATGTGTTGATTTGAAGATTTGTAAATGAAATATCCTAGCTCTTTTGAGCAAAAAAGCCAAGCATCCACATTTAAATAAAAGGAATACTAATGGAAGTGAAATATAAAAAATGGATTGTCTTGGGTGTTGGAGTTTGGCTGAGCCTATATTCAATATTCTGGGCGACGACTGCCTATGGATACGATGGTTTTCTAATTTCAATGATTATCATAGGGGCAATTGTAATTATTGCCTATAGATTCCAAAAAAATAACATAAATTCAAAGTTCAAATAAGAGATGTCAATACTTATTTGATTTGAAGAGGTATTGATTTGAAAATTTAAGTACACCAACCTTAATCATCAAACAATCCTAAATGTAGACCATCTGAAAATCTAACATTCCATAAAAGAATGAAAAATAGCTTCTTGTTTTTGAGTTTAATGGTGGTAACGAGTATTAATGCTCAAAATAATCCACTTTCTTACGCCTCACTTGCAGAGCTTGGTTTAGATTCTGCCTATATTTATTCGAAGGTTGATTCTATTATAACGAATGGTATAAAAAATAAGGCTTTTCCTTCTGCCCAGGTTTTAGTGGCTAAGGATGCAAAGATTGTTTTTCATAAGGCCTATGGTTTTCATACCTACGATAGCCTTCAACCGGCTGCTTTAAACGATAGGTATGATTTAGCTTCGGTGACTAAAATTATGGGGCCATTACCAGCCATCATGAAATTGGTAGAGGAAGGCAAATTAGATTTAGATCAACCTTTCAGCACCTATTGGAAACCTTGGAAAAAAAAGAAGGATAAAAAAGACCTTAGCCTTCGTGAAATTTTAGCCCATCAAGCGGGCCTTAAGTCTTATATTGTTTTTTTAAATGATGTTTTAAAAAAAAATGGGAAAATAAAATCACGGTTTGTTAAAACCGCCGCTAAAAATAGATTTCAACGCCAAGCGTATGACAGTCTATTTATAAAAGATCGATTTAACCGAAAAATGTTTCGAAAAATAAATAGATCTAAGGTTTCAGCGGATAAAAAATACCTGTACTCTGGACTTTCATTTCTGCTGTTCCCAGAATTGATATCAAAACTAACAGGCGAAAATTATCAAAACTACCTTCAAAAAAATTTTTATTCCCCAGTTGGTGCGACTACACTTACTTTTTTACCGAAAAACGAAAATTTCGCTTCTAAAATTGTCCCTACAGAAATGGACAGCGTATTTAGACATGACCTTACTCAAGGTTGGGTTCATGATGAAAATGCCGCGCTACTAGGGGGTGTTTCTGGAAATGCTGGACTTTTTGGTACGGCTACAGATTTGGCTAAAATGATGCAATTGTATTTAAATTATGGTACTTATAATGGTAAACAGGTGATTGCTGAAGACATCGTAAAAGAATTTATCAAAGTGCAATACCCTGAAAATGATAACCGGCGTGGATTAGGCTTTGACAAACCCTATTTAAACAATAAAGAACTTGCCTTTAAAGATGCCTATCCTACACCTGAAGTAAGTTCAACAAGTTTTGGACATAGTGGTTTTACCGGTACGTTTGTTTGGGCAGATCCTGAAACACAATTGGTCTATATTTTCTTATCAAATAGGGTGTACCCTACAAGAAATCAACAAAACATATATGCTCTAAATATCAGATCAGCAGTTCTAGACGTATTTTATAAGGGTATTTTACAAGTCGATTAGGGTAAGCATAGTCTGTAATAAATTGGTATCTTAGTTTTTTTAAATGGTCATATATGGGTCTTCTAATTTTCTATGCAGTTATTTCTATCTTTTTTTCATTCTTATGTTCTATTTTAGAAGCAGTGCTGTTAAGTGTTAATCCCACATTTATCAACATCAAGAAAAAGGAGAATAAAACGTACGCTTTTACCTTAGAAGAGTTAAAAAAAGATGTTGATAAACCGCTAATAGCGATTCTCACGATAAACACCATAGCACACACTGTTGGGGCTATTCTGGTGGGTGTTGAGGCAAAAGTTGCCTATGCTGAACTATATGGAACCAACCAGCAGACATTTTTAGGCTTTTCCTTCACCGAAGATCTTATGGTGGGGATAGTATCTACGGTTATGACTGTTTTAATTCTAGTGGCATCAGAAATTATTCCAAAAACCATAGGTGCCACGTACTGGAGACAATTGGCAAATTTTTCGGCCAAGACTCTTAAAATTATGGTTATCGTTTTAAAATATACGGGACTTTTATTTGTGCTGCAATTTTTTACAAAATTAGTGGGTGGGAAAGAGCATCATGGGAGTGTTTTAAGTAGAGAAGATTTTACGGCAATGACCGATATCGCCCACGAAGAAGGCGTTTTTCAAAAATCTGAATCTACTATTATCAAAAATTTATTGCGTTTTAATGAGGTACTCGTAAAGGATATTATGACCCCAAGAGCAGTCGTAAAGATCGCTTCTGAAAGCAAAACAGTGCTGGAATTTTTTAAAGAGAACCCAAAGTTGCGTTTTTCTCGAATTCCAGTGTACGATGGAAAAGTAGATAATATTACGGGGTTTGTACTAAAAGATACTTTTTTAGAAGAGATTATTAATGAAAATGGCCACGTGACTTTAGGTGAAATAAAAAGACCTTTGATTATTACGGAACGCGACACGCCCATTCCAAAATTATTTGATATTTTAATTGCTAAAAGAGAACACATTGCCTTAGTTGTTGATGAATATGGGTCCGTAAGTGGTTTGGTTTCTATGGAAGACGTTATTGAGACCTTATTAGGACTCGAAATTATGGATGAAACAGATAATGTTGCCGATTTGCAACTTCTAGCCCGGAAAAACTGGGAAACAAGGGCTAAGGAAAGTGGGGTTATTGAACAAAAACCAGAATAAACTTGAAAGAAACAGCTTATATAAATACACCTTTAGGTGTCGCTAAACTTGAAGGGGATGAAACCGGAATTTCTGAAATTACGGTTTTAGATAGTGATGAAGAAGTTACCCTTGTGATTCCCGAAGTTCTTGAAGATGCTGTTTATCAGCTGAGAGAGTATTTTGAAGGTACGCGGCAAGAGTTCAATTTAGCATTAAACCCAGAAGGTACTGATTTTCAAAAAAGAGTCTGGAATGCCATAGCTGAAATTCCGTTTGGTACTACGGTTTCCTATCTTGAACTCTCTAGAAAATTAGGTGATCCTAAAGCCATTCGAGCCGTAGCATCTGCGAATGGTAGAAATCCTATTTGGATTGTGGTACCATGTCATCGAGTTATTGGTAGCGATGGCTCCTTAACAGGTTACGCTGGCGGATTACAACGTAAGCAATGGCTTTTAGAACATGAAAGTCCCTACAAACAAGCTTCTTTATTTTAATTTTTACAAACCACCTAGTTGGTATGCCTAACTATTTTTATGAAATCAAAGCTGTTTATGTTACTTGTCGATGTTTAACAGCATTACAAATAGTCCGCTTTATGTAGTACTTCCTCAATAGTAAACAAAAACAAACTAGCTGGTTGGTGCTACTTTTTTTTTGAGAATGAAGTGTTTTTTATCAATTTCACTAGAAACGGGCTGCTACTAAGGTATTAAGAGTTCTAATTTTAGATTATATTTAACTAATTTAATAGTATAAATCTAACCCCTATTTTAAATAACTATTTACTTTCAAAAAAACAGTAACCATGTTACAGAAGATAAACCTGGAGCACATTCTTTTTTTAGATATTGAAACAGTACCAGAGCACCCTAGTTTTAAAGATTTGGATGAAGATAAAAAAGAACTTTGGACGCATAAATCTCAGTACCAACGCAAAGATGATTTTACGGCTGAGGAGTTTTACGAACGTGCAGGTATTTGGGCTGAGTTTGGTAAAATAATTTGCATTTCTGTTGGGTATTTTAAAAATAATGGCAGTAACAGAGCCTTTAGAGTCACTACTTTTTATGGAGACGAAACTAAACTGTTAACCGAATTTAAAAATTTATTAGAAGGTCATTTTGAAGGACCTAAATACCTGCTTTGTGGCCATAATGCCAAAGAATTTGATTTTCCTTACATTGCAAGGAGAATGCTTATAAACGGAATTGATTTACCTCTTAAATTAAATTTATTTGGAAAAAAACCATGGGAAATTCCTCATTTAGACACCATGGAACTTTGGAAGTTTGGCGATTATAAACACTATACTTCATTGAAACTAATGGCGAATGTACTTGGAATACCATCACCTAAAGGCGATATTGATGGAAGTATGGTACGCGAGGTATATTACGAAAACAATGACTTGGATCGGATTATTAAATATTG
The sequence above is drawn from the Cellulophaga sp. Hel_I_12 genome and encodes:
- a CDS encoding 3'-5' exonuclease: MLQKINLEHILFLDIETVPEHPSFKDLDEDKKELWTHKSQYQRKDDFTAEEFYERAGIWAEFGKIICISVGYFKNNGSNRAFRVTTFYGDETKLLTEFKNLLEGHFEGPKYLLCGHNAKEFDFPYIARRMLINGIDLPLKLNLFGKKPWEIPHLDTMELWKFGDYKHYTSLKLMANVLGIPSPKGDIDGSMVREVYYENNDLDRIIKYCELDVVTTAQVFLRLRNENLLNDHEIISV
- a CDS encoding methylated-DNA--[protein]-cysteine S-methyltransferase — its product is MKETAYINTPLGVAKLEGDETGISEITVLDSDEEVTLVIPEVLEDAVYQLREYFEGTRQEFNLALNPEGTDFQKRVWNAIAEIPFGTTVSYLELSRKLGDPKAIRAVASANGRNPIWIVVPCHRVIGSDGSLTGYAGGLQRKQWLLEHESPYKQASLF
- the hemB gene encoding porphobilinogen synthase codes for the protein MFPLIRNRRLRSSEAIRSLVRENILTPSDFLVPVFVTEGKNVKEEIASMPNYYRLSLDHLEKEVKELWHMGLGAVLLFVKVPDHLKDNKGTEALNPEGLMQRAIKTVKNACPDMLVMTDVALDPFSSYGHDGIVANGQILNDESADLLAQMSVSHARAGADFVAPSDMMDGRILSIREALEAEGFINTGIMSYSAKYASSFYGPFRDALDSAPVDIENVPKNKSTYQMDYANRLEAIRETQLDIEEGADIVMVKPGLCYLDIVRDIKNQFDVPIAVYQVSGEYAMVKAAAEKGWIDHDAVMFEQLMAIKRAGATIITSYFAKDAVRLM
- a CDS encoding CNNM domain-containing protein — translated: MGLLIFYAVISIFFSFLCSILEAVLLSVNPTFINIKKKENKTYAFTLEELKKDVDKPLIAILTINTIAHTVGAILVGVEAKVAYAELYGTNQQTFLGFSFTEDLMVGIVSTVMTVLILVASEIIPKTIGATYWRQLANFSAKTLKIMVIVLKYTGLLFVLQFFTKLVGGKEHHGSVLSREDFTAMTDIAHEEGVFQKSESTIIKNLLRFNEVLVKDIMTPRAVVKIASESKTVLEFFKENPKLRFSRIPVYDGKVDNITGFVLKDTFLEEIINENGHVTLGEIKRPLIITERDTPIPKLFDILIAKREHIALVVDEYGSVSGLVSMEDVIETLLGLEIMDETDNVADLQLLARKNWETRAKESGVIEQKPE
- a CDS encoding ABC transporter ATP-binding protein; translated protein: MLSIQNLNKTYPNGTKALNNVHLEIHKGMFGLLGPNGAGKSTLMRTISTLQIADTGTIEFDGIDVFSQPEELRKVLGYLPQDFGVYPKVSAEMMLNHIAKIKGIHSSSDRKAYVADLLNKVNLYTFRKRNLGDYSGGMRQRFGIAQALIGNPKLIIVDEPTAGLDPLERNRFHNLLSELGEDAVVILSTHIVDDVVNLCTNMAVFNEGTVVVQGHPQELSNSLNEKVFRKRIEKDEIEKYQSEYTVLSTYLRSGNMNVNVFSDTHPGEGFEVVNNNLEDFYFYSINQPQTV
- a CDS encoding serine hydrolase, producing MKNSFLFLSLMVVTSINAQNNPLSYASLAELGLDSAYIYSKVDSIITNGIKNKAFPSAQVLVAKDAKIVFHKAYGFHTYDSLQPAALNDRYDLASVTKIMGPLPAIMKLVEEGKLDLDQPFSTYWKPWKKKKDKKDLSLREILAHQAGLKSYIVFLNDVLKKNGKIKSRFVKTAAKNRFQRQAYDSLFIKDRFNRKMFRKINRSKVSADKKYLYSGLSFLLFPELISKLTGENYQNYLQKNFYSPVGATTLTFLPKNENFASKIVPTEMDSVFRHDLTQGWVHDENAALLGGVSGNAGLFGTATDLAKMMQLYLNYGTYNGKQVIAEDIVKEFIKVQYPENDNRRGLGFDKPYLNNKELAFKDAYPTPEVSSTSFGHSGFTGTFVWADPETQLVYIFLSNRVYPTRNQQNIYALNIRSAVLDVFYKGILQVD